The nucleotide window AAGTGGTGGTCGCAGACCGCCTTTATAGACGCGAAGCGGCGGCCGATTGGCCGCCGCTTTTACATGATCGACGATTCCTGGTGACCGATCAGCGCGCGGCTTGCTCGCCCGCCAGATAGAATTCCGTGCGGCGCTCATGCATCAGGTCGTTATAAATGTTGATGTGCTTGTCATCCGCCTGCGCCGGATCAATCTCCGCGGTAATGACTCCGGAACTCGAGCGCGGGGCCGAGGCGAGGACATCCCCGCGCGCCCCGACGATTTGCGAGACCCCCGTGAAATGGACGACACGTCCGTCCCGGTCCTCGGTACCGATGCGATTGGCGGTCATCGCAAAGACGTGGTTTTCCAGCGTGCGCGTGATCATAGCCTTCTGCGCGTAGGGCAGGACGAGATTGGACGGGTGTGCGATGATTTGCGCACCGAGCAGCGTAAGCGTCCGCGCGACTTCCGGGAATCGCCAGTCGAAACAGATCATCACGCCGATCCGCGCGTGGCCGATATCCTGTACGGAGAGCGGAATGTTGCCGCGATCAAAGCGCTCCGTCTCCTTGTCGAACAGATGCAATTTGCGATAACGGGAGATCACTCCTTTGGGGCTCATGAACATCGATGAGTTATAGAGTCCCTGTCCTTCGCGCTCGGGCAAGCCGATAATCGCATGACAATTGCGGTCATTGCAGAACCGCCGCAGCCACGTCGCGGTCTTGCCGTTGGGGACTTCCTCGGCCAGCTCGTCAACTTCCTGACGGCCTTGGAACTCATAACCGGTCAGGGCCAGTTCGGACATGACCCAGAGGTCGGCATGGGTACTGCCGACAATCTCCTCCAGTTGTTTCTGATTGCTTTCGACGTCGCCGAAGACGGGATGATTCTGAACAATGCCAATGATCATGGAGTCGGAATGGTGTGAGAGTGCAGAGGGGGCGAAATTGTGAAATCAGTGCGCGACGTACCCGGCGGGCCGCGCGTTCCAGAGTGAGAACATCAGCAAGGCTCCGAGCGCGCTGAAGCCGATAATCCCCCAGGTCCAGCTGCCCCAGCCGAAGGTGTCGAGAAACCAGCCCAGGCCCCATCCGACGACGCCGCCGGCGAGGTATTGACAGCCGTCGAACATCCCTGCCGCCGATGCCGCCGCGCGTTTGCCGCCGAAGTCCATGGATGCGACGCCGGAAAGCAGGCTATGGGTCGCTTGAATGCACACGGAAACCAGCATGAACATCCAGATCGAATACAGCGGCCCCCAGCCCTGACTGAAGTGCAAACCGAGCAGTGCGACCCCCTGTCCGACAAAGAAGATGGCAGCCACCGGCGGACGACGCGAACCAAACACCTTGTCGCTCACAGTCCCGGCGACCAGCCCACCGACAATTGCTCCGACCGGCATTCCGACGGCGGTCAGCAGGAATTCTTTGGAATTGAATCCGACCTGATGAACTTCGCGCATGAAACTCGGAAACCATTGGTCGATTCCGTGGCGGACAAAACCGGTGCAGAACTCGGCCAACGCAATGGTCAACATGGTCTTATTGGTGAAGACCTTTTTGATAATCCACGCGTAATTGACTTTGATACCCTTCTCCGCTTCAGAGCCATCACCCGGGTCGAGGTGCTTGAAGCCAACCTCATCCGGCCCGT belongs to candidate division KSB1 bacterium and includes:
- a CDS encoding MFS transporter; amino-acid sequence: MTVASPPSPPRAPAPPSSNGGFDRSYLDQPGFRKRRAQNWVSLGLLYAAYYMCRYNITIANPILRETFGWSKEQMGMIVSAGFWTYALAVFLNGPMADRIGGRKAILIGGSFVVAFSLLFGVAATAVGAFTQSTSVLMTVMILIWMANSYFQSFGALSIVKVNAGWFHVRERGVFGGIFGIMIQAGRLGIMAVGGLIVTYMAWQYVFFIPAALLLLIVLLGYKMIANGPDEVGFKHLDPGDGSEAEKGIKVNYAWIIKKVFTNKTMLTIALAEFCTGFVRHGIDQWFPSFMREVHQVGFNSKEFLLTAVGMPVGAIVGGLVAGTVSDKVFGSRRPPVAAIFFVGQGVALLGLHFSQGWGPLYSIWMFMLVSVCIQATHSLLSGVASMDFGGKRAAASAAGMFDGCQYLAGGVVGWGLGWFLDTFGWGSWTWGIIGFSALGALLMFSLWNARPAGYVAH
- a CDS encoding acyltransferase, with amino-acid sequence MIIGIVQNHPVFGDVESNQKQLEEIVGSTHADLWVMSELALTGYEFQGRQEVDELAEEVPNGKTATWLRRFCNDRNCHAIIGLPEREGQGLYNSSMFMSPKGVISRYRKLHLFDKETERFDRGNIPLSVQDIGHARIGVMICFDWRFPEVARTLTLLGAQIIAHPSNLVLPYAQKAMITRTLENHVFAMTANRIGTEDRDGRVVHFTGVSQIVGARGDVLASAPRSSSGVITAEIDPAQADDKHINIYNDLMHERRTEFYLAGEQAAR